The sequence below is a genomic window from Actinokineospora baliensis.
TTGGCGCCGAGGCTTTCGGCGAAGTGCTGCTTGGCCTCCTCCAGCACGGCGAAGGTGCTGGCGACCTGTTCGGACACCCGGCGCTCGAAGGCGTCGGCCTGCTCGTGGCGGGTGGTGGCGTCGGCGAGTTTGGCTTCGGCGTTGGCGACGAGGTCGCCCGCGTGCTTCTCCGCGCTCTCCCGCTTGGTCTTGATCTCCGCGTCGGCCTTGGTGCGGGCCTCGGTGAGCGACCGCTCGGTGTCGGCCTTCTGCTTCTCGGCGTCGGCGACCAGCTTGGCCGCTGCCTTCTCCGCGGCCTCGCGCTGGGCCTTGATGTCGGCGTCGGCCTTGGTGCGGGCTTCGGTGAGGGCGCGCTCGGTGTCGGCCTTCTGCTTCTCCGTGTCGGCGACCAGGCGGGCCGCGGCCTTCTCGGCGGCGTCGCGCTGGGTCTTGATGTCGGCTTCGGCGCTGGCGCGCTGGTCGGCGAGGGCCTGTTCGGTCTCCTCGGTCTGCGCCAGCAGCGCGGCCTCGATCGCGGCGGTCTGCTCGGCCAGGTTGGTCTCGACCTCGGTGGTGCGGGCGGACAGCGCCTGCTCCACCTCCTCGGTGCGCTTGGCGATCGCGGCCTCGGCGGCGCCGCGGCTGGCGGTGAGCTCGCGCTCGGCCTGCTCCTCGGCGGCGGTGCGGCGACCGGCGGACTCGGTGTCGAGCGCCTCGCGGGCGGCCAGCGCCTCGGTGTCGAGCTTGTCGCGGTGCGCGGCGGCCTCGTCGTAGAGCTGCGCGATGCGCGCCTCGTTCGCCTTGGCCTGCTGCTCGATCTCGGCGCGGGCGTCGGCCATCAGCTTCTTGTGCTCGGCGGCCAGCGCGGCCCGCATCGACTCGTACTCGGCGTCGAGCTCGGCGTGGTTGCGGGTGTAGTCGGCCTCGAGCTGCTTGCGCCGCTCCTCGAGGTCGGCGATCAGCTTGTCGTGCTTGGCCCGCAGGTCCTTGGCGTAGGCGTCGGCCTCGCCGCGGGTCTTGGCCGCCGCGTCGTCGGCCTGCTTGGCGGTCTTGCCCGCGTACGCCTCGGCGTTGAGCCGGGTCTGGGCGGCGTAGTCGTCGGCGGCGGTGCGCGTGGCCGCCGAGTACCCGTCCGCTTCCTTGCGGGTGTTGGCGCCGTAGCCCTCGGCCTCCGCCCGGGTCGCCGCGCCGTAGTCGTCGGCCTGCCGCTTGAACTCGGCGATCTCCTCCTCGGCCAGCTGCATCATCAACCGCACCCGCTCGGTCATGCCCTCGGTGCTGTTGGGGTTGGCGCTGATCCGGTTGAGCCGGGTCGTGGTCTCCAGCAGTTGCTGCTGCAGCGAGCCGAGCGACTTGGTCAGCTCGGCGACCTTCGACGCTGCGTCGTCGCGGCCCTTGGTCGCGTGGCGCAGGTCGTAGGTGAGGCGGGTGACCCGTTCGTTGACCTGCCGTGGGTTGTACCCGCGCAGAACGGTGTCGAAGTGCGGAAGTCGGTCGGTGGACTCGGCGTCACCAGAGGGCATTGCCCCACTTTAGTATGACCGCCTCGGGGGTGAACCCGCCGGAGTAGTTAATTCTCAGGGTAAGAGATGCCGCGTGCCCGCCGCCACGGCCGTGGCGTCCGGTTACGGATTGCCCTGGGGTGCCGCCGGAGCGCCACATTGCGCCCTGCCGCGCTCCATCCGCAACGCCAGGTTGGGGATGCGCAACGGCCGCGGGATCGACATCACCGAGATCTGTCCTTGCACCTGGCGGAATTCCGCGAATGTCGCATCGATCCCGATCCGGTGTTCGGTGGCCGGAACGCGAAGCGGATTCGGTACGGAATTCCCCGCCGCGTCCTTGATCGTTGTGACGTCTTCGCCGGGGACGCCGATTTTCACGACGCCGTCCATGTCCAGCGCGCCGGTCGCCGAGACCACGTCCAGTTCGACGTTGCCGGTCTGGATCTCCCAAGTGGACCGGTTCCCGTCGCCGCCGGTGAGGTAGACGGTGAACCAGGTGCCGAGGACCTGTTGCTGGAAGGACAGGCACAGCTCGTTGAGCCTGCCCTCGGCGAACCCGAGGCGCCCCACCCGGACCTGGGTGGTGCTGCCGTCGGCGTTCTGCCGCGTGACGTCGCCGACCGAGAGCCCGAAGTCAGTCCCATACAAGCCACTGGTGGACAGGGACAACGTGCCGCCTTGGACAACCACCTCCGAGGCGAGCGCACCTTCGGCCACACGTACCCCGAGCACGCCCGCGACCACCAACGCCGGGAGCGCCAGCAGCGCGGCCTTGCGCCAGTGGGTGCGGCCCCTCACGAGGTGCCCTTGCTCGTGACGGTCAACGACGCACCGGGCAGTCGAACCGGGTTGTCCCTGCCCGAGGTGGGGGAGGGGTTGAACGCCTTCAGCGCGTAGAGGTCCATCCGGACGTCGCACAGGTGGACGCTCAGCGAGATGCCGAGGCTCAGCAGCCACGCGGCGGGCAGCGCGCACAGCAGCAGCGGGCTCGACGCGTAGAGGTTGTTCGCCCACAGGTCGGTCTGCATCTGCTGCCCGGCCGAGTTGGTGCCGCCGAGTTGGGTGGTGCCGCTGGAACCGAGGGTGAGCGCGTAGTTGGTGCGGCTACCGTCGGAGATCGTCAGGTTGTCGAGGGTCAGCGCGCGGAAGGTGTAGTGCGCGGCCTGGAACGACACCCCGTTGGCGTCGACGACGGTCTCGGTGCCCTTGTACTGGATCGATGCGGCGTACCCGGCGCTCGCGGTGACCTTGAGCGGTTTGTCCTTGGGCGTGGTCAGGAACCCGATCTGCGGCGCGGGTGTCGGCGCGGGCGCGAGGGCGGCCTGGGCGCTCAGGTACGGCAGGTCGGGCAGCACGGCGCTGGCGACGACCACCGCCAGCGCCGTGCCGAACGCCAGCGCCCGCTTCACGCGGCCGCCTCGACTTCCTCGGTGTCCGCGGTGTCCTTTTCGGACTCCCTGACCCGCTTGGGCCCCCACCCGAAGGTCATCGACCCGCCCAGGACGCCCAGCAGCATGCCGATCAAGAACCCGCCCAGGTTCGAGGCCACCAGCGAGGCCAGCGCGAACAGCACCCCGAGGAAGCCCGCCAGGTGCCGGGACCGGGGGGCGAACCACGCGCACAGTCCGAACAGGACCAGGCCGCCGCCGAGCAGGTACCCGGCGATGCCGCCGAACCCGGCCCCCAGCACCACCGAGATCGGCGCGAAGGTCAGCGACATGATCGCCCACCCGCCCAGCACCAGCCACAGCCCGCCCCAGAACGGGCGGGTGCGCCGGAAGTCGGTGAACCAGCGCCACCCGGTTGCGAGCGCGGGCCAGACCGCTTTCAGAGTCGTCATGGAAGTTCCCTCAGCAGTTGACCGTGCCGGGCACGATGGCCAGGTTCAGCTTCGGCAGCGTGATGTTCCCGCTGATCTCCGCGGTGTAGGCGTCGGCGGTGAGTCCGGTTACCTGGACGACGCCCGCTTCGAGCCCGAATGCGCCGACCGTGCCGCCCTCGAGCGGTTGGCCGCCCATCTGCACCTGGTGCGCTGTCTTGCCGAGCACCATCTCCGAGAATTGGCTCTGCGCGCCCTGCACGGCTTTCGCCTCGAGGATCAGGTTGTAGGCGTCGATGACGTCCGGGCCGCCGTTGGGGGTGCCGTCGACGGGGGAGCCCGCGTTGAGCTTGAGCGTGTACGGCAGCCCGAGGATCGTTTGGTGGATCACCGCGCAGAGGCCGTCGAGCTTGGCCGACTGGAACCCGGCGCGGGCCATCGCCTCGCCCTTGCCAGCCTGGCTGCCGTCGGCGAGTTGCCTGCTGTGCAGGAAAGCGGCGAAACCGCTGCCGTTGACCTGGTCGGAACGCAGCGTGAACGGCTGGCCGGAGACGAAGAAGTTCGCCGCGAGCGCGCCCTGGGCCATCGCGACCCCCAGCGCCGCCGCGACCGCCGCCGCGGGCAGCGCCACCGCCGCGCTGCGGCCCCACCGCGTGCCCGTGCGGGGTCCGGCGGCCGCCGCGCGCATCCGGTCGTTCCAGGCGCGCACGGCGGACAGGCGGTGCTTGGCATGGCGCATCGGCGCTCCCGGCTGTGGTGGCTGCCCGTGGACCAGCACCCGCGCTGACCTGCGCGGG
It includes:
- a CDS encoding DUF6230 family protein, whose translation is MRGRTHWRKAALLALPALVVAGVLGVRVAEGALASEVVVQGGTLSLSTSGLYGTDFGLSVGDVTRQNADGSTTQVRVGRLGFAEGRLNELCLSFQQQVLGTWFTVYLTGGDGNRSTWEIQTGNVELDVVSATGALDMDGVVKIGVPGEDVTTIKDAAGNSVPNPLRVPATEHRIGIDATFAEFRQVQGQISVMSIPRPLRIPNLALRMERGRAQCGAPAAPQGNP
- a CDS encoding DUF6114 domain-containing protein, producing the protein MTTLKAVWPALATGWRWFTDFRRTRPFWGGLWLVLGGWAIMSLTFAPISVVLGAGFGGIAGYLLGGGLVLFGLCAWFAPRSRHLAGFLGVLFALASLVASNLGGFLIGMLLGVLGGSMTFGWGPKRVRESEKDTADTEEVEAAA
- a CDS encoding DUF6230 family protein, whose product is MRHAKHRLSAVRAWNDRMRAAAAGPRTGTRWGRSAAVALPAAAVAAALGVAMAQGALAANFFVSGQPFTLRSDQVNGSGFAAFLHSRQLADGSQAGKGEAMARAGFQSAKLDGLCAVIHQTILGLPYTLKLNAGSPVDGTPNGGPDVIDAYNLILEAKAVQGAQSQFSEMVLGKTAHQVQMGGQPLEGGTVGAFGLEAGVVQVTGLTADAYTAEISGNITLPKLNLAIVPGTVNC